GCAGCCTGCAGACACACCAGTGATGGCCTGAAAGCCAATACAGCTTGCCTGTGATGGCTCTGGCCAGGAGTCCAGGTTCCAGCTGTGCTCCATGAATGGTCTGCTGCCTGATCATCCTTCGTCTGACCCTCCAGCCAGGCCTCAGACCTGACCAGAACACTCAGCCTTCGCTGGCATTGCTGCAAGAAGTGTTTAGAGCAGCTGCCGAGACCTGCCACAGGCCCCATATCTGAAGACACAGGCAGTAAAGTGCCTGTGGCTCCAgacccaggcaagagtgctggaagGGGCCAGGCAGAGGCCACATCAAGtttggggatggagggaggatgTCACACGTCAAACTTCAACACAGCTGGCTTGTTGGGGAGGCAGGGCCATGCTGGGAACCAGACGAGGAGCCACCATGAATGACCCCGTCTCATGCCCCGCAGGAATGCCCTGGTCTGCAGCCATGACCACCTGACCCTCTTCCTGACCTTGGTATCCGGGCTGGAGTTCATTCGGTTTGACCTGGACCTGGTGAGACATCCCGGCTCTCACTGCTCATGGGGGCAGAGGGGTGGCCAGGGTGGGTGAGGTCCTGCCCAGGGAGCCTGATGGGTGAGGCTGAGCCAGAGCATCGTCCTGTTTGTTCAGGTGAGGGAACGGCTCAGGGTCTGCCCAAGGGAATTGAGGTGACTCTCTTGGCCAGAATTCCTGGTTTGGGTGgctccttcctgtctctctgtcCCAACTTGGAGAAAAACCACATCACCTAGAGTATTTTAGCACTTAATACTCCTTTAGCACTTAATACTCCTTCATGTTCAGAACATGAATCTTTGAGAAAGTCAAGGCAGATTCGTCCTTGTGCCTCCTGGGATCCTGGAAGCCTCTCGGCTTCCTGCTTCTCAGCCTCCCTCCTGGTCACGGTCACGGTCACGGTCACGCACTAGAGCCAGTGCAGTGCGGCCCAGGAGCTTCAGAGGCACCTCTGCAGCCTCGTCAAGATGCAAAAAACTGCCCCCTCCTAATCGGGCCACCAGCCTAGACCCAGACTCCAATAGCACAGACCTAAAAAGTAGtagaaactggagaaaatgaGTACAAGAAGTTACGGAGGGTCAGGAGGCCTAGCGGGCACTGTCATCTGTGGGCCCCGAGCCCACAGCCTTATGGGCCACAGCCATTCACAATCCTCCTCTCAgcagtttatttctgggtttagTACCTTAAGCACATTGATTTCCAAAGAAAAACCAGCCTGGGAGACTGTGAAGGCAGGTCCAAGGAAGGCCATGTATTCAGGCCCACTGTGGCCTGCTAGCACCCCAACCtgcctcttcccctctctccccaggATGCCCCCTATTTAGACCTGGCCCCCTACATGCCCGACTACTACAAGCCCCAGTACCTGCTGGACTTTGAAGACCGCCTCCCCAGCTCGGTCCACGGCTCAGACAGCCTCTCCCTCAACTCCTTCAACTCCGTCACCTCCACCACCCTGGAGTGGGACGACAGCGCCATCGCCCCATCTAGTGAGGGTGAGTGCCAAGGTGGGAAGGGGCCAGCCTCTGTTGCAAACGGATTCTAAGCCGCGTAAGCCTGGCCAGGGGGCATCTTTCTTGGCTGGTCCAGTGGTGGAAATTCAGAGTTAAACCAGGCCAGTCACTTCCCGGCTCTTCTCTTTCTCAATGTCTCAGTGGTGGCTCAGAAACTGATTTGGGGGATCAGAAGCCACGATGAGATCTTATGAATGCTAGACCCCTTTTCAGAAGGCTGTAAACATGCACCAGGGCAGTTCTCTGTGGTCAGGAGGATTAGGAAGGCAACCTGGAAACTTCCGGACATTGCAGGGGTGAGCACCGCCAACTTTGGTGGGGTGGTCCTACCCTCAATTCTAGGTAGAAAAGGCTAAGCAGCCcctggaaggaggaaggagaaccCAATGGGTCTCAAAGTTTAGAGGCAGACGCCCCCATTTCCCCTGGTCCATCGATTTCTGAGTCCCTCCTGTCCTTGACAGCGTGTCAGAGGCAATCACACACATGGCAGCAAAACCAAACAAGAACATCCTCACGTCTGTAGTCATTTGTTGTCTTAGTCCAATGGCTGGTTGGAACAGCCTGCTTTCTTCCAAACCTTTGGCCTCTGTGTTGATTTGTACAACTGGCTGTTTCCCCACCGTTTCCCCTCATGGGAAATCAGAGCCATTTATGTACTGCACCCCACCTCATCTCCAGCGAAGGGGCTCCAAGCACCAATTCAGCCCCAAGGGCACCCAGACTTTCATCAACATTGAGACCTTGACCTTCTTTGTTTCTGCCTGTGGTGTGATCCTCTCCCAGGGAGGGCAGTTACTTTCAGTCTGGTGTTAGCTAGATTTGTATTGCTCTCATAGGAGCAGGAGATAGCAGCTCAGTCTCCTTGGGGTGGGCTCAGAAAAGTCGGCCGGACAGGCCTCAAGGGAGCAGACAGACTGCCCAGTGACGGAGGTGTCCCTTGAACCCACCTCATTTTAGCTGCTGGGTTTGGCAGGAAGGAGAGCAAGGGGTAGGAAAGGAGGTTAGGTGCAGGGGAGCCGTGTTCCGGTCTTAGAATGGATTGCCCGCAGGTCTTCCTAGGGGTCAGAGGTTACTGGCCCAGTGCCCGAACTGAGAAGCAGCTGGGATCCTTGTAAGTTCCCCTGAGGTGGTCAGAGAAAATATGGAAAGTTGAATTTTTCCTCTCTTGTGTTCTCCCTATGTCTCCCACCCTGttgccccccaccctccctgtcCTGCCAAACTACCTGTGTTTCTAATCTTCAGTTTTGTCCCTCGTTTTTGTAGATTATGATTTTGGAGATGTGTTTCCAGCAGTGCCGTCTGTACCCAGCACAGACTGGGAAGGTGGGACAGAGTCTGCTGTTACcctgttttcctgttttgcaaCCTTTCCATACCGAGCTTGCTGCATGATTCAGAATCAGCTTGTTATTTATGATAATGTCAATGATCGTAATAAAGCCAAGTCTGGTGTTCTGACAGATGGAATTCTGCAGTAGAACTTGACCTTGAGGCCTAGGCCAACCCCTTCTCCCAGTGCAAGATTCTTCCCTGTATGCCGTGGCCTTGAGTCGCTGAGTGTGTTTTGGGGACGCACGGATCACCTGTCCCGATTCCAATGCCAGTCATGCACCAGACGTGTAGAGGGGACTGCCAGCTGTGGGCCCCAGTGGGGAGACTGTTCAGGAAAACACTACCTTTGAACATGGGGGTTGCAAGCTCCTTTAGGTCAGACACAGTTCTGTGTTATAGACATTAGGAGGCAGTGCAGATGGCTTGATCCACTTCTTAATGGCTTCCTCGTGGGTGTTTTTGGAGGAGATTGAGGTCTGAATGAGGGAAATTGCCCTAGCACGGCTGAAACATCCTCTTTGAAATTTTAAGGTCAACTAATGTGAAATCTGTCAGGCACTTCCCTGTTGGCCCACTGGTTGAGACTTtgaactgccaatgcagggggtgtgggcttgatccctggtcagggaactaagatcccaaatttCATGCAGCGTGgccataaagatttaaaaaaaaaaaaaaaagaaaagaaatctgttcACCCTTCCACCCTGTCCACTAGGTGGCAGCAATACTTAGGCCTTTTTCTACTGGTGACGCCACTCCTGGGCTTGAGAACAGCCCTGAAGCTATTCTTGGGATTCCCGTGACTACTCCAAGCAGAGGACGCGTTTCTGAGAAGGTTAATCCTTCCTCCTTTAAGCTGAGGCCAAAACCAGAGCCCCTCTTAATAAACAGCCCTGCCCTGAGGGCCACTTCTGCCCGGGGTGGGTGCGGGGTCAGCCTCTGGAGGAGGTGGTGCCGGCTGGTCACCCTGAGCCGAGGGACAGCAGTTCTGCTCAGAGCTGGCCCCTGCGTTGTTACAGCCGTCATCTGAGTCACAGATGACGGAGGCTCTTTTCCCAAGTAATGTGAATGTGCAGTAGCTTTGGTTTGAGGGAAATAAGATATAAATGTATGTCATCTGGCCAAGAGAGTAGCATTGAGGAGTCCCCCATTTTAAGTTGAGATTAGCTTGAAATCCAGAATTCCATCATAACGTCATTTGTCCTTTCTGCCTCTCTTCTTGCAGCTCCCATGCTGGGCACTGGTCCCCGCCCCCCAGGTCTAACAACTAACCCCCCTGACCCAGCTACTCTCCTGTTGCAGTCACTTGGCAAGCAGGGCCTGACCCTCCTCTGCAGCCCTCCAGAGCCCCTTGCGGCCTGAGAACTAACACCCCAGTCGCACTGCTTgctcaggctgggctgggctccggGGTGGGGTGAGGTTGTCCCTGTAGTGACCACCTGCTTTCCTGGTTCCTGGAGCGCTGACGATGCCCTGAGCTGGTTTGGCAGCTCCCCTGAAGCGGCTCTGTCTTCTCACACCTGGAGAAGAGCAGGATTTGGAGGCAGctccaggccctggggtggggactGGGGAGACCTTTCCAAGAGCCCTGGCTTATGTACAGAACTGGTGGGTATCCCAGCCTGGACCCCACCATGCCCAATGATCTGCTTGCTCCCCTCCTGGGACCCCTTCCCTGGGCGGCTGCACCTCTCGGGGTCGAACAGGAACACATGGACTTAGCAAGAGCCTCCTCTCAGACTGAAGGGCAGGCTTTTCTGCATCTGAGAAACAAGCTCTGGGGGTCCCTGGAGATTTGAAGAAAGGCTCCTATTTCACCCGTGTTTCTCTAGCAGAGCTGGCAGCTGCTCTTTACCCCCTCCTGCAGCCTTATATTAAAAGACAGTGTACTTTTGATGCCATGCTGCGTCAGCAGACAGCTGCCCCGTGGCTTCCCAGATCCACGAAGCAGGTTGGGCCCTTCCAGATGAGGCTGAGGGTCGGAAGCCTGTGCACCATGTCTCCTCTGGCAGATAAGGGCCAGCAAGATGTGCGCAGGCTGGCAAATGGGGCATAAACATCCTGTGTCCTTTGCCATCAACCATCACCGTCACCCAAGCTATCCTGCCAGCCTGGGCGGCTTTCCATCTGCCACTGGATAAACACCCCTTATGCCTCCATGCTAACACTCCTTCCTCTCAGTGTCCCATTCCAGGGACCTGGGATGGacagttgggggtgggaggactgTTAAACCAGCTCCTCTCCAGAGGGCCTGTCTCCCTGGGGGAGAGTGCCCAGGGCGGGCCCAGTAGGCAGGCTGAGGTTTGAATGAAATGAAGTTCTCAGCACCTGCCTCTCAGGGGAGAAGGGCCCACGAGGCATCTCTGCGAGGGCAGCGACTCTGCACACCTTTCTCCCCCCTCTGCCCTCTTCACTGTGCTCTAGGTCCTTCTTCCTGCCCTTCCCCCTGCTCCTCACCCTTGGACTCCCTGTCCTGGCCTCTCAGCGTCTGCAGCCCTCATTTTCTCTGATCCtggttctcttctctcctcctttgtCCCTCTGTATCTGCCACCGTGGGGGCCCCTTCAGAGGACTTTGGATATCTCAGTCCTGTCAAGGGTGTGTTGCGCTAATGGAGGCACATGTTAGCCTGCAAGATGTGTGGCCCATCTTCTGAGCCATCAAGGTCACCACCCCCACAGGGCTTAAACCTGGAGCCTGCTTAACCTTGAGGCTCTTGATTCAAACTCATCCAAATTGTTGAGAGCTCTGGGGGACCCAGAGGGGGTGATGATGGCGTTCTTCCAAGTTGCTCTTGAAGCACAAATCCCAGGTCCTGCTGGCGGGAGGCTTCCACTCCTAAAACAGGGCCACCCCAGTCAGAATGCCCTGGGAAGAACtcgcctgcctccctccctagATAAGGCATGCTTTGGGGGCCTGGGGTCCCCACCTGGTGTCTGAAGGGCCATCTCATGTTTCCTGTTCTCCCAGACGGAGACCTCACAGACACTGTCAGCGGCCCCCGCTCCACCACCTCAGACCCAACCAGCAGCAAGGCTTCCACCAAGAGTCCCACCCAGCGCCACAACCCCTTCAATGAGGACCAGGCCGAGACTGTATCCTCCTCCGACACCACCCCTGTGCACACAAGCTCTCAGGAGAAGGGGGAGTGCCACACCCCGGACCTACCGGACACATGCACAGAGCTCGAGGTCATCAGGTCAGCGGGGAGGGGGCCCGAGAAGCTGGGTGAATGTCCTGTGTCCCTGCTGTCCACTCCTAGCATCACTGTTTAGTCCACACAGACTAGGACCCACCCCCTTTCACCCCGAGGATATTTAGCCCTCTTTCTGGAGACCAGGTACCCCTCCCCTGTTCAGTAGTTCTCTGATCAAGAGGAAAAAGAGGGCCCGAGGCTAGAAGATGGGTGGCAAAGGCAACAGCACGGATGGCTTCTCGGGCCAGGCCCAGGCTGCCAGGGGCATTTGTCCGGTCCATCCAGAAAGTACCTTCAGCCTGGACTTCTTTCCAAGGGAGTTCTTGGACATTAATGCACAAGTTCTGAGATCTGTACCAATTCTAGTTGAGCATGGCTCACTGAAAGAAGAGCATCTCCATCACATTGACGGGGAcatagaaggaaggaggaggcGGATGACAAGGTTGGAAACTCTTGGCCAAGAGCCTCCTCGGCTCCCAGACCTCCTCTGGCTCCTGCTCTTGAGTCTCTCCACCTGAATAAGGGGCTTCCCGGCCCAAGGCGGGGGGAGTTCCTCCCCAGTGACTGGAGCCAGGAGTCCCACTCCCAAAGGCTGGTTCAAATCCAGAGCAGCTAGAGAGGTTCAGACCTAGAGTTGCTTAGCCAGGTCCACTCCAGCCAACTCGGAACCACGGAGCCAGGAATTTGAACTCAAAAGATTTTGAGTCTTTTGAATTATCCATTACAATACCTAATGGAAAGTGAAGTCAGCTCAGGGTCCACTGCCCGCCTCCTGCGGGGAGGCTGAGTAGAGGGGTCACTGGTCTGACTAGCCGTGGCCCGTTTCCATTCCTGAGAGCACAGCTAGCCCAGTGCGCCACCAGCAAGAACTCACAGGACCCGCTCAGGGGTTCCCCTGTGCCTTCCTCGTGCtggccctgcctctgcctctgagcCGCTGTCGGCCTCTGGCCCAGGGTCCATGCCTAGTGCTGCCTGGGACTCCTGAAGCTCTGACTCCCTGAGCTCCTTGCCCAGGCTCACCTGCTGTGACCCAGCCCACCTTGCTGCCCTCAGGACCGGTTGCTCAGCTTTAAACCTCTCCCAATCACTACCATCCAGGGTcaccaagaagaagaaaacaggcaaGAAGAAGAAGCCCAGATCAGATGAGGAAGCCAGTCCACTCCACCCGGCCTCCACCCAGCACACGTGTGCCCGACAGGGCAATGGCAACACCGTGGGCAGTagcccaggccctgggcagggctCCCCAGACACCACCCTGGCCTCCCTGCCGCAGGagggagaggggcctggcagcACAGTGGAGGGCGGCGGGCGCTCAGAGCCCGGCCAGGTGGGCCTGCTTATCCCCGAGATGAAGGACACCTCCATGGAGCGCGTGGGGCAGCCCCTAAGTAAGGTCATCGACCAGCTCAACGGGCAGCTGGACCCTGCCACCTGGCGCCCCCACGTCGAACCCCCGGACCAGTCCTTTCGGACCGGCTCTCCCGGGGATGCCCCGGAGAGGCCGCCATTTTGCGACTTTAGTGAGGGGCTTCCAGCCCCAATGGACTTCTACCGCTTTACCATCGAGAGTCCAAGTACTGTTACATCAGGTGGCGGCCACCATGACCCTGCAGGGCCTGGCCAACCGCTGCATGTTCCTGGTAGCCCTGCGGCTGCTGACCAAGAAGaggcggggggaggaggaggaccagGACAGACACCTCGGCCCTTAGAGGACACCCCGGGGGAGGCGCAGAAGCCAGAGGCCCAGGAACTGGACACCCAGCTGCCCCAGGTCGGTGAGGGGCTGGAGCCAGAGCCTGGGACCCAGGAGGCTCTTTGCAGACTCAAGGGAGACCAGCCCAGCCCCTGTCTGAGCAGCGCCGAGGACTCCGGGGTGGAGGAGGGCCAGGGGAGCCCTTCAGAGATGACCCACTCGGCAGAGTTCAGGTGAGCCAGTCTGTCTGTGCCACACGTGTGAGCCACGCCTCTCCTCGATCAGGGCACGCTGGGCGTCTGCCCTCCACATAGGCCGAGCACAGCTCCTGGAAGACCTAGCCTGGGCTGGGTGGTAGGAAGGGATGTGGCCCTCTGGTGTCGCCTCACCTGCGTGCGCACATCGTCTCCGTGCGCCTGTGTGGCCTCTCCCTGGCCCTGCTCTCGCTGACCCCTCGTCCTCCCCACACTTGTCCCCCTCACAGAGTAGACAACAATCACCTGCTCCTGCTGATGATCCATGTGTTTCGAGAAAATGAAGAGCAGCTCTTCAGAGTAAGTCCCGGGATCCCAAGAATGAGCAAGAGCCACACAGGGAGGGCACGGCTGAACGGGCCCCACGCCTGCTCAGAAAGGGGCACGGGCTGCCTGGGGCGGGGTGTGGGCCTCAGGGTCTGACATCTCTGCTCCGGCCCCTCAGATGATCCGGATGAGCACCGGGCACATGGAGGGCAACCTGCAGCTGCTGTACGTGCTGCTCACAGACTGCTATGTCTACCTGCTCCGGAAAGGTGCCTGCCGCCCCGGCCTGGGCCAGGGCAGAGGAAGATGAGACTGACTGCTTCCTCGTTCCCTGCAgcctccaccccccaccaaaaCCCCCTcgcctcccacccctccaccccccgccccacggCCCCGAGTGTCTCTCGGCTGCACGTGGTGATGAACACGCACAGCTGGGAAGGGGCTGCCAGTATCCCAAGACGGGAGCCTGGGGGCCCCTCCAGGAGTACCCCATGTCATTCTCCTACTCCAGCATTTCAGATCTCAGGGCGAGGACAGGTCCTCACTGAGAAAAGGTCTTAGGAaatggggcgggggagggcagaggggcccCCAGGGGTAACAAGCATTGGGGTCATCTCTCTCAGGGGCCACAGAGAAGCCATACTTGGTGGAAGAGGCTGTTTCTTACAATGAGCTCGACTACGTGTCGGTGAGTTCGGGCTCCGCGGCTGGTGTGTGCTGTCTCTAGGGCTCCGTGGGCCACCCACCCTCAGAGCTGCAGAGCAAGGCCA
The genomic region above belongs to Odocoileus virginianus isolate 20LAN1187 ecotype Illinois chromosome 11, Ovbor_1.2, whole genome shotgun sequence and contains:
- the PLEKHM2 gene encoding pleckstrin homology domain-containing family M member 2 isoform X1; translated protein: MEPREVKDRILENISLSVKKLQSYFAACEDETPAIRNHDKVLQRLCEHLDHALLYGLQDLSSGYWVLVVHFTRREAVKHIEVLQHVATNLGRSRAWLYLALNENSLESYLRLFQENLGLLHKYYVKNALVCSHDHLTLFLTLVSGLEFIRFDLDLDAPYLDLAPYMPDYYKPQYLLDFEDRLPSSVHGSDSLSLNSFNSVTSTTLEWDDSAIAPSSEDYDFGDVFPAVPSVPSTDWEDGDLTDTVSGPRSTTSDPTSSKASTKSPTQRHNPFNEDQAETVSSSDTTPVHTSSQEKGECHTPDLPDTCTELEVIRVTKKKKTGKKKKPRSDEEASPLHPASTQHTCARQGNGNTVGSSPGPGQGSPDTTLASLPQEGEGPGSTVEGGGRSEPGQVGLLIPEMKDTSMERVGQPLSKVIDQLNGQLDPATWRPHVEPPDQSFRTGSPGDAPERPPFCDFSEGLPAPMDFYRFTIESPSTVTSGGGHHDPAGPGQPLHVPGSPAAADQEEAGGGGGPGQTPRPLEDTPGEAQKPEAQELDTQLPQVGEGLEPEPGTQEALCRLKGDQPSPCLSSAEDSGVEEGQGSPSEMTHSAEFRVDNNHLLLLMIHVFRENEEQLFRMIRMSTGHMEGNLQLLYVLLTDCYVYLLRKGATEKPYLVEEAVSYNELDYVSVGLDQQTVKLVCTNRRKQFLLDAADVALAEFFLASLKSAMIKGCREPPYPSILTDATMEKLALAKFVAQESKCEATAVTVRFYGLVHWEDPQDEFLGPTPCHCSPPEGTITKEGMLHYKAGTSYLGKEHWKTCFVVLSNGILYQYPDRTDVTPLLSVNMGGEQCGGCRRSNTTDRPHAFQVILADRPCLELSADSEAEMADWMQHLCQAVSKGVIPQGVAPSPCIPCCLVITDDRLFTCHEDCQTSFFRSLGTAKLADISAVSTEPGKEYCLLEFSQDSAQPFPPWVIYLSCTPELDRFLSALNSGWKAIYQVDLPHRAIQEASRKKFEDALSLIHSSWQRSDSLCRGRASRDPWC
- the PLEKHM2 gene encoding pleckstrin homology domain-containing family M member 2 isoform X2, whose product is MEPREVKDRILENISLSVKKLQSYFAACEDETPAIRNHDKVLQRLCEHLDHALLYGLQDLSSGYWVLVVHFTRREAVKHIEVLQHVATNLGRSRAWLYLALNENSLESYLRLFQENLGLLHKYYVKNALVCSHDHLTLFLTLVSGLEFIRFDLDLDAPYLDLAPYMPDYYKPQYLLDFEDRLPSSVHGSDSLSLNSFNSVTSTTLEWDDSAIAPSSEDGDLTDTVSGPRSTTSDPTSSKASTKSPTQRHNPFNEDQAETVSSSDTTPVHTSSQEKGECHTPDLPDTCTELEVIRVTKKKKTGKKKKPRSDEEASPLHPASTQHTCARQGNGNTVGSSPGPGQGSPDTTLASLPQEGEGPGSTVEGGGRSEPGQVGLLIPEMKDTSMERVGQPLSKVIDQLNGQLDPATWRPHVEPPDQSFRTGSPGDAPERPPFCDFSEGLPAPMDFYRFTIESPSTVTSGGGHHDPAGPGQPLHVPGSPAAADQEEAGGGGGPGQTPRPLEDTPGEAQKPEAQELDTQLPQVGEGLEPEPGTQEALCRLKGDQPSPCLSSAEDSGVEEGQGSPSEMTHSAEFRVDNNHLLLLMIHVFRENEEQLFRMIRMSTGHMEGNLQLLYVLLTDCYVYLLRKGATEKPYLVEEAVSYNELDYVSVGLDQQTVKLVCTNRRKQFLLDAADVALAEFFLASLKSAMIKGCREPPYPSILTDATMEKLALAKFVAQESKCEATAVTVRFYGLVHWEDPQDEFLGPTPCHCSPPEGTITKEGMLHYKAGTSYLGKEHWKTCFVVLSNGILYQYPDRTDVTPLLSVNMGGEQCGGCRRSNTTDRPHAFQVILADRPCLELSADSEAEMADWMQHLCQAVSKGVIPQGVAPSPCIPCCLVITDDRLFTCHEDCQTSFFRSLGTAKLADISAVSTEPGKEYCLLEFSQDSAQPFPPWVIYLSCTPELDRFLSALNSGWKAIYQVDLPHRAIQEASRKKFEDALSLIHSSWQRSDSLCRGRASRDPWC
- the PLEKHM2 gene encoding pleckstrin homology domain-containing family M member 2 isoform X3, translated to MRLLPSATTTKSCSVCVSTWTTLCSTGRAWLYLALNENSLESYLRLFQENLGLLHKYYVKNALVCSHDHLTLFLTLVSGLEFIRFDLDLDAPYLDLAPYMPDYYKPQYLLDFEDRLPSSVHGSDSLSLNSFNSVTSTTLEWDDSAIAPSSEDYDFGDVFPAVPSVPSTDWEDGDLTDTVSGPRSTTSDPTSSKASTKSPTQRHNPFNEDQAETVSSSDTTPVHTSSQEKGECHTPDLPDTCTELEVIRVTKKKKTGKKKKPRSDEEASPLHPASTQHTCARQGNGNTVGSSPGPGQGSPDTTLASLPQEGEGPGSTVEGGGRSEPGQVGLLIPEMKDTSMERVGQPLSKVIDQLNGQLDPATWRPHVEPPDQSFRTGSPGDAPERPPFCDFSEGLPAPMDFYRFTIESPSTVTSGGGHHDPAGPGQPLHVPGSPAAADQEEAGGGGGPGQTPRPLEDTPGEAQKPEAQELDTQLPQVGEGLEPEPGTQEALCRLKGDQPSPCLSSAEDSGVEEGQGSPSEMTHSAEFRVDNNHLLLLMIHVFRENEEQLFRMIRMSTGHMEGNLQLLYVLLTDCYVYLLRKGATEKPYLVEEAVSYNELDYVSVGLDQQTVKLVCTNRRKQFLLDAADVALAEFFLASLKSAMIKGCREPPYPSILTDATMEKLALAKFVAQESKCEATAVTVRFYGLVHWEDPQDEFLGPTPCHCSPPEGTITKEGMLHYKAGTSYLGKEHWKTCFVVLSNGILYQYPDRTDVTPLLSVNMGGEQCGGCRRSNTTDRPHAFQVILADRPCLELSADSEAEMADWMQHLCQAVSKGVIPQGVAPSPCIPCCLVITDDRLFTCHEDCQTSFFRSLGTAKLADISAVSTEPGKEYCLLEFSQDSAQPFPPWVIYLSCTPELDRFLSALNSGWKAIYQVDLPHRAIQEASRKKFEDALSLIHSSWQRSDSLCRGRASRDPWC